The DNA window TGCTCTTCTTTTGGTCCCCACAAAATCGGTTACCTGACGTGGTTTCTTTTTGGTACGTCTCGTTCGTCGAGTGAGATATGCGTCGCATAGAATCTTCTTAAGTGTCAGGGGAAACTGTCAGAGTTtgttattataaatgtttaattCGGTTTACGGGTATGCTCGGTAGGAAATCAGTTCTACTACTTGATGGTGCTCTATTCCGGGATATGTGAATCAAGATCTGGTCATCTTTCAACTTTCCTTTTTAGTAAGTCGGTTGCGTTAATTATTAGACACCGGGTTCCCTTATTTGCCTGATCTGGTGTAATCCGGTATGGAAGAGGCTATTTTACCGCCTACGTATCTCGGGACTCGTTATCATTTAGTAATATACTGATACTATAATTCatttcttcaattttctttCAAACTAGAATGACATGAGTCACTGTCAATTGCAGGACTATAGAAATTTCCAATATATTTTTGAGTTTACCAGGTCCGCATTCTTCCCTTAAAACCTTCTTTTGAGCTGAAAGtagaaaataaacaaaaggAAAACTGGAAATTAAGTATCCTCCCATATCTAAGTTCAACATTTTTTTCAGATCTATGTAATTATgagattaaatttaaaatcgaTGGTTGGGATTTTATAATTATGCAACAACCTATTctcaaaaattgaatttatatctttttcaaatttcaatcaatcgttaatttaaaaatataaattatacgaGCATATATATGTCCAGTTTAGAAGTCTGGGTTTATTAACGTccttttgtttctaaacgtttttatttctttacttgatctgtatatttaaaaaaataattttatgaagttcttttatttctttacgTATACTTTCGAAAACATTTGTACTTGATCTATGCtattttttcacttttattgACAGAAAGACctcatataaatattttcaagaGTACAGGGACCTAATAAAAAACTCTTAAAAAataccttttaaaatttaaattttacttcctgaatcttttataaaaaaattacttctcTTAATTGACCTAatcagaaaattaaattatcaaaaataaaatatattctaacccctaaatttattttttcagttaATAGCTTTATGATAGTAGCCAAAGCAAATATCTTTTACCAATGAATTGCATCTCAAATGATATTAGCGTTAGTCATCATTTTGCCAAGTATAATTTACTTTTGATAAATATTTCTCAACTGGAAAATGtcaaatttggttaaaattgtaaaagaaaattGATTTGTCTTGCAAATATGTGTAATTGGTTTGAATTGGAATGTATTTATCGAAATCACATAACAAttgataaaattttcaaatttagttataaataaaataattagaaaaaattcTGTAAATAACCCTTCTAAGAATGTCGTATGGAAAAGTGAGTTTGGCAAAAGCTAATCCaaacaaaaaggaaaaaaggaaaaaaaaaaaagaccatGTCAAATATTGGACTATAATTCAATTCTTGACAAAGTTATGTAGTAGTGGCTTGTGGCTATTCCACTTCACAAACTCTATATATACCTTATAATCCAACCTTAAACACCACCACCATAGCTTACACTTACAAATTTCTCAATCCATTTTCACCAACTCTAACTCATAATGGCTCCATCTCAAAGTTTTTCTGACTCAGACCACGGCTCATTGTTCAACTTCGTGGTCCGAGATGGTAATGGTGTAAAGGGCATGGTGGACTCAGGATTATCAAAGGTACCACAGCAGTATGTGCAGCCTCAACAAGAGAGAATCGACGAGCACAACGCAACCTTAAATCATAGCCCACCGATTGACCTGTCGAAACTCGACGGTCCTGACCGTGACCTAGTGGTGAATGAAATTGCTAGAGCCGCTGAGACTCTCGGGTTCTTCCAGGTGGTTAACCATGGCGTGCCCGTCGAGCTGCTCGAGTTGCTCAAGGATGCAGCTCGTGATTTCTTTGGCCAGCCGGCTGAAAATAAAGCTGTATATTGTAAGGGTGTGAGCCCTAGTCCGTTGGTTAAGTATGGTACGAGTTTTGTGCCGGAAAAAGAAAAGGCGTTGGAATGGAAAGATTATGTGAGCATGATTTATACTGATGATGCTGAAGCACTTCGAGTTTGGCCTAAAGAATGCAAGTAAGAACTCTCTTCACATAAGCTTTAATTTTAGctctaaattttattatttgatttcttTCAGTTCActagaaaaacaaaattaagcttggagaaattcttaggtcaCAGATTAAgagtttctttaatttttggcGTAAATAATAATCCATGTTTCCTTGagacaaaatatttatatttccaTCAGCATTTGTCATATGTAtgtcatatttttaaattttattagttctTAACAAAAGTTTCCAAATATATCTACATAATAATTATTGTATATAAAactgatattttataaaaatcataataattattgttgctttttttaattgagatttacattatattttttgtattattttatttttactaaaaataattagttataACTAGACTCGTTGCTTTTAAactaggggtgggcaaaaaaaccggccaaaccgcaaaaccgaaccgaaaccgaaaaaccgaaccggaaaatATGATTAACCGGTCCAaaagtttaggtttaggttttgatttttgatttttatggttaatggtttaggtttaggttttagaattttaaaaaccgcggttaaccggtttataaataatatatatttttatagattatatatatatatatatccatacatatgtttttaattattaaaataaaatatattttagaatctacatatataaaaattctaaacaaaaaaaatatttaaaaaatattttatttatcaatatatttttattttatgagtatatatatatatatatatatatatatatataactttacttttcttaataaaatatttatatacctaATTCAAATaggaataaataaaatttatattttaataattaaatagaatgaaaattaaattttaattattagactatatttaaaattttatcttttttatatctaatttttttaatggttacatggttaaaaaccgcaaaaccgaaaaaccaaaccgttttaaatggttaaccgatttaatggttaaccatttaaaattttaggtttaggtttttaatattaaaaaccgAACTACTATGGACCGGTTTACATATTACCCtcgtggaccggttaaccggtccatgcccacccctattTTAAACCACCGTCAAATATTTGCAAGTAAAAAAGATTATACAGTACTCCACAatccaaataaattattagcTAAAATCTCACTAGTTAGCTAATAAAATTAGTCAACAAATACCTACTTCATTAATCTATTCATAAATTTGAAACCTTTTCAACTCGTATCcacaattcaaatataaattactGTTATTTCGCGGCCATGGAcgattttaatttcaataactAATGatttataactcaaatgatataaatacTATTATTCATGatgtattaatattatatttttcagAGATATAGCTTTGGAATATATAAGAACATCAATGAGAATGGTGAGGAAACTACTAGAAGCTTTAATGGAGAAGCTCGAAGTGAAAGTAGATGACGCCGTAATTGAAGCGTTAACTGGGTTGAAGATGGTGAACATGAATTATTATCCAGTATGTCCAAATCCAGAACTAACGGTCGGGGTAGGGCGTCACTCAGATCTTGGGACCCTGACTGTATTATTACAAGATGGAATTGGCGGTCTGCATGTCAAAGTTGAAGAGAATGTGGACGGTAAGAAGAAAGGTGATTGGATAGAAATTCCGCCTATTTCTGGTGCTTTGGTCATCAACGTCGGTGATACGCTGCAGGTTTGAGTTTTCtacatttaatttaaattaattactcTCATAATTTTTCGTTAATTAGTCATCGTTATACttgactaaataatttttttaattaaaggacAAAAGGTCATATATGTTCCTAATATTTAGTTCCAAATCATTTATGCTCTCATAATTCGAAGAGATGTAAATATACTTCTAATACTTTTTAATGGGCTTATTTAGAccattaatatttttcaaaaaaaggcCAAATACGCCCATAACTGTGTTAAGTGTAAGGGGCTATATAGTTGATTTAAGAACGTCAGAGGCATATTTACACCTTTTCGAACCATGAGAGCATAAATGATCCTGAGCCAAACGTTAGTGGCAATATATAGCTCTTATCCTTTAATTAAATTCTGATCAAcctctttttaaaatttgattagcaaaaaattaatgtttttaaaatagttacttttagttaaatataattgtttttaacaCCGCATTGTGTTGGAGCGATAAAGACTCATTTcttcttaaataaaaaaatttagtttcaaATCCTGAATATCGAACAACGAAATAATTTTTAGGATATTTTTGACATACTATGGGTTTTACTCGCTCGGTTTGGTCGAGAAAATGCCTCTGAATATCAAACGGtgcctataaaaaaaatatagttgctattggtttcaaattttaatatattttaactttgaaaataattacagcATATATAGTCAATGgaaaattatttgtatttatacttttttactCGTTTTTCAAAGTACGTTAActtcatatatatttttctgAAGTTAACTTCATATACACtttaacaaaatatattaattttatatctccttatattttttagggttaatggcgtaaaaaatcataaactttagcgtgttttgcaaatttaacatatactttcgattttggcaaattaaaacacaaattttttattttttgcaattttagcaccgatcaattttccttcaaaaaaatagagaaaaatgctgaCGTGGACGCAGGAATagtggttattccggtgtacacatcagcatttctttcacgaaaaattgatcggtgctaaaattgccaaaaatcaaaagtttgtgtattaatttgccaaaattgaaagtttatgttaaatttgcaaaacacgctaaattttgtgattttttacgcaattaagcctattttttatacattttagtattttttatgcTTTTATATTTGTATGCTACTATTTAAAAAGGTTGTGacattaatttaaactttaaagaagtaaattcaaaaatcaacactaatagttttaaatttttatttattttcaacacactatttttaattattttgtagaTATTGAGCAACGGAAAGTATAAAAGTGCAGAGCATAGAGTGCGGACTACAAGCAAAGAATCAAGAGTTTCAGTCCCGATTTTCACAATTCCAAAAGGAACAGAAAAGATCGGACCGTTGGCTGAAGTGGTGGAGAAAGATGGGGTGGCTCGTTACAGAGAAGTGGTATTCCAAGATTATATGAACAATTTCTTTAGCAATGCTCATGATGGAAAAAAGTCTCTTGACTTTGCAAGGATCTATTaatacttttcttttcaaatagatcctttttttttgtcaataatGTCTTTTTTTTCCCTCTTGTCATGATGTATCTTAGAATAAGCTTCTGGGTGTAACAGAAGAAACATATGACATGCGTGTTCTCTTGTCatgatttaacttttttaaatccGCCTCTCCGAGGACCGGAATGATTATCCATGTCCGATGGGTTTACATCCATTCTCCCTAACGTAACATTTTCGGAATTGTGGATGCATATTTATACTCATCAACAACAAGATTGATTATTTAAACATCttaattctaaaaattaatttaaatctatTATTTTAAGGGAAAaaggtcatttatgcccttaaggttTGCCTCTAAGATCAAGTAAGTCCTCAACgtctaaaaaggttcaaataaacccctaacatcttaaaaaaaatgaacaattgaGCCCCCGATTTGGACAGTCAAGCACTTAGCGTATTATTTATGCGTCAAAATTAGGGGCCTGTTTGTTCATACTTAAAATGTTAGGGGCACATTTtaacctttccggacgttgagggcttcCTTGTTCCTCGAGTTAAACTTTAaaggcataaatgaccctttttccttATTTTAAAGGCCTAATGATCAagaaaagtaaaacgtttgcgGAGAGTTTTCGTTCTTTTCAAACTTTGAAATGTCTCGTTAATGTCCAAAATCATATCATATTGTAACTCAAAAAAGAGTGTACTAATGCTGATTTGTCCCTCACGCGGACATTCACATATTTGtcatgtatgaaaaaataatagaaaatattagaaataatctatttataacttaatttataaatatactttaaatttgaaatttaatttctattatttttagttgtacTTTCGTTTAgttttaacttatttatattttttactcttttttgTGTGCACAtgctatttttcattttttcccttctgttttttatattttttgtcttTTCATTATATGGAATACGTTTTTTCTAAGTCTTTTCAGCCAGTTCAAAATCATCTAGaaaatcttcttcttcttttcttcataTTTGTTCATTGTTTTTCGttgttttttagaattttttttatttgtaatgcGTTTTTCTAGATCTTCTTCAGCCTATTTAAAGTTGTATTCTTTTGGGTTTCATTCTTCTTCTCTACATCTATTTTTTCAACTTCTTTCTGTTTTCGTATATTTTTACTTAAAATTCGATGAATTAACCTTTTCACGATTATAAGTGTAATATATTATGCTGCATTTTTCTAATaacatttttgaaaatatttactCTTTCTCTGacgtttttcaaaaaaattgacggATTCatcatttttacaattttatatgcagagaatttgttttgatttatgaaactgtttgcaACCGTTTGGAACTGTATGAAAACCATCTGAAActattttttagcgattggttttgaaactgtatgaaaatcatttgaaatctttataaattgttttttagaaACAGTTGCAAAACTAtctgtttgaaactatttttagaaaaaaaaatacaaattgtgTGTTAAAAAATGTTGGAAACCGTTTGCAcccttttataaattgtttttcaaaaaagGCTGCAAAATCTTTGGAAACTATAAAACTTTTGCAAACTGTTCGAAGAAAAAGGTtgcaaattttgtttttaaagacCGTTTGAAACCATTTGAAATCcggttataaactgttttaaaagacaattaCAACACTGTATTTCAGAGACCGTTTGACCCCTTTTTATAAACTGTCTATTAAAAACaattgtcaaaataatttaGAAACCGTTTAAAACTGTTTACTactatttttctcaaaaatacgCTAAAATCAGATTTAGAATAAAAATCTAAAGCGCAAGAGTCCAAAAAATAAACTCCAAACATGCTCGATTATGACTTTCAA is part of the Mercurialis annua linkage group LG3, ddMerAnnu1.2, whole genome shotgun sequence genome and encodes:
- the LOC126671528 gene encoding scopoletin 8-hydroxylase-like; this encodes MAPSQSFSDSDHGSLFNFVVRDGNGVKGMVDSGLSKVPQQYVQPQQERIDEHNATLNHSPPIDLSKLDGPDRDLVVNEIARAAETLGFFQVVNHGVPVELLELLKDAARDFFGQPAENKAVYCKGVSPSPLVKYGTSFVPEKEKALEWKDYVSMIYTDDAEALRVWPKECKDIALEYIRTSMRMVRKLLEALMEKLEVKVDDAVIEALTGLKMVNMNYYPVCPNPELTVGVGRHSDLGTLTVLLQDGIGGLHVKVEENVDGKKKGDWIEIPPISGALVINVGDTLQILSNGKYKSAEHRVRTTSKESRVSVPIFTIPKGTEKIGPLAEVVEKDGVARYREVVFQDYMNNFFSNAHDGKKSLDFARIY